One part of the Bacteroidota bacterium genome encodes these proteins:
- the ubiE gene encoding bifunctional demethylmenaquinone methyltransferase/2-methoxy-6-polyprenyl-1,4-benzoquinol methylase UbiE, giving the protein MLLHKGKAKYKSEQVANLFDSIAHSYDFLNHFLSGGIDFYWRWRALRLLRNPKPKCLLDVACGTADFSIAAAKYGVETIYGIDIAANMLSIGKSKVENKGFSQRIKLEIGNAEAIRFDSEYFDAAIVAFGVRNFENLEKGLREMLRVLKPNGSILVLEFSKPSFFPFKQIYFFYFKFVLPMIGKLISKHAEAYNYLPNTVMNFPEGEWFLDILRKIGFNNTRQHRMTFGIVTAYIGVKP; this is encoded by the coding sequence ATGCTTTTACATAAAGGAAAGGCAAAATATAAATCGGAGCAAGTTGCAAATTTATTCGATTCAATCGCTCATAGTTATGATTTTTTAAATCATTTCTTGAGCGGGGGAATTGATTTTTATTGGCGATGGCGTGCCTTGCGTTTGCTCAGAAATCCGAAACCAAAATGTTTGTTGGATGTTGCTTGCGGAACAGCCGATTTTTCGATTGCAGCTGCAAAGTATGGCGTAGAAACAATTTACGGCATCGATATAGCTGCAAATATGCTTTCTATCGGTAAATCAAAGGTTGAAAACAAAGGTTTTTCACAAAGGATAAAATTGGAAATCGGAAATGCTGAAGCAATTCGATTTGATTCTGAATATTTTGATGCTGCGATTGTGGCATTCGGTGTTCGAAATTTTGAAAATCTTGAAAAAGGTTTAAGGGAAATGCTGCGAGTTCTGAAACCTAACGGATCTATTTTGGTATTAGAATTTTCAAAACCAAGCTTTTTTCCTTTCAAACAAATTTATTTCTTCTACTTCAAATTTGTATTACCGATGATTGGGAAATTAATTTCAAAACACGCTGAAGCTTACAACTATCTTCCCAACACGGTTATGAATTTTCCGGAGGGCGAATGGTTTTTAGATATCCTGAGGAAGATTGGATTTAATAATACGCGACAACATCGAATGACTTTCGGAATTGTAACCGCCTACATTGGAGTAAAACCTTGA